The following are encoded in a window of Hyalangium minutum genomic DNA:
- a CDS encoding SDR family oxidoreductase, with translation MDLELAGKVVLVTGGSEGLGAAVCNRLVWEGARVALCARNSRKLEAFAATLRAQGGEVLAIPADVSRAQEVERFVQAAHERWGRIDALVNNAGSASAKAFLSVTDQEWEEDFQLKVFAAIRAVRLAVPHLRSAGGGAIVNVLSIKAKEPGKNTLPSSVSRAAGMSMMKVLSKELGPDNIRVNAVLVGMIESAQWTKRAETSGKPPEVLYAERSKEAGVPLGRIGRAEEFADVVAFLVSPRASYVTGSAINVDGGLCAAV, from the coding sequence ATGGATCTGGAGCTCGCCGGTAAGGTGGTGCTCGTGACGGGTGGCTCGGAAGGACTCGGAGCCGCCGTGTGCAACCGGCTCGTCTGGGAGGGCGCTCGCGTCGCCCTGTGCGCCCGGAACTCGCGCAAGCTGGAGGCCTTCGCCGCCACCCTGCGCGCCCAGGGCGGCGAGGTGCTCGCGATTCCCGCCGATGTGTCCCGCGCCCAGGAAGTGGAGCGCTTCGTTCAGGCGGCCCATGAGCGGTGGGGCCGCATTGACGCGCTCGTGAACAACGCGGGCTCGGCCTCGGCCAAGGCCTTCCTCTCCGTCACTGACCAAGAGTGGGAGGAGGACTTCCAGCTCAAGGTGTTCGCGGCCATCCGCGCCGTGCGGCTCGCGGTGCCGCATCTGCGCTCGGCGGGCGGTGGAGCCATCGTCAATGTGCTCTCCATCAAGGCCAAGGAGCCCGGGAAGAACACCCTGCCTTCCTCCGTGTCCCGCGCCGCGGGCATGTCGATGATGAAGGTGCTCTCCAAGGAACTGGGGCCCGACAACATCCGCGTCAACGCCGTGCTCGTGGGCATGATCGAGAGCGCGCAGTGGACCAAGCGCGCGGAGACCTCCGGCAAGCCGCCCGAGGTGCTCTATGCCGAGCGCAGCAAGGAGGCCGGGGTGCCGCTGGGCCGCATCGGCCGCGCCGAGGAGTTCGCCGATGTGGTGGCGTTCCTCGTGTCGCCGCGTGCCTCCTATGTCACGGGCTCGGCCATCAACGTGGATGGAGGGCTCTGCGCGGCCGTGTAA
- a CDS encoding RNA polymerase sigma factor, with amino-acid sequence MQQRKRHTAEEPLAALYRRFGPTIHRRARALLQDEQEALDVTQDTFLDYLRWQSSMRGEASPFTVLYQIATNKALDRLRRNARWSGVLGPLDIRQEEDDARPGQWVSANEGGMARVEALRDLSLLTESESPQAISAAVLYFVEGYTLQEVGKVLDLDRKAVSALLHQFAERARQRSVRLQPGERS; translated from the coding sequence ATGCAGCAGAGGAAGCGTCACACGGCGGAGGAGCCGCTCGCCGCGTTGTACCGGCGCTTCGGGCCCACGATTCACCGCCGCGCCCGAGCCCTGCTTCAGGATGAGCAGGAGGCGCTCGACGTCACGCAGGATACCTTCCTGGACTACTTGCGTTGGCAGTCCTCGATGCGCGGAGAGGCTTCGCCCTTCACCGTGCTCTACCAGATCGCCACGAACAAGGCCTTGGACCGGCTGCGCCGCAATGCCCGCTGGTCCGGCGTGCTCGGGCCGCTCGACATCCGCCAGGAAGAGGATGACGCCCGCCCAGGACAGTGGGTCAGCGCGAACGAGGGCGGCATGGCCCGAGTCGAAGCCCTGAGGGACTTGTCCCTGCTCACCGAGAGCGAGAGTCCTCAGGCCATCAGCGCGGCCGTCCTCTACTTCGTCGAGGGCTACACCCTGCAGGAGGTGGGGAAGGTGCTGGACCTCGATCGCAAGGCGGTCTCCGCCCTGCTGCACCAGTTCGCCGAGCGCGCCCGCCAGCGCAGCGTACGGCTCCAGCCGGGAGAACGGTCATGA
- a CDS encoding DUF4384 domain-containing protein, giving the protein MSSEIRCVPDALLERYLTDSLSAADRDQLEARLMESPRDRARLEELRADSAAFLIQHPPAPLVARFRRQRRRRGGSWHWPTLLTEVLLVGAAVGMLLVLQGDSLLRLLRDEPDFSVKGSVVLVMYRKEGDTGIPVSQNARLAPNDALRFEVRAPASGYVAVLSRDGRGAAFVYYPFDGVDAALYDASQPLLPGAIELDDTLGQEDVYALYSAEPFGLEWAVEALRQGRLLKEAAERHVSVGQATFVKEPRVP; this is encoded by the coding sequence ATGAGTTCTGAAATCCGGTGTGTCCCGGATGCCCTTCTGGAGCGCTACCTCACGGACTCGCTGAGCGCGGCCGACCGGGACCAGCTCGAGGCTCGCTTGATGGAGTCTCCCCGGGACCGGGCCCGGCTCGAGGAGCTGCGCGCGGACTCGGCCGCATTTCTCATTCAGCATCCTCCCGCGCCCCTCGTGGCACGGTTCCGGCGGCAGCGGCGGCGGCGCGGAGGGTCGTGGCACTGGCCCACCCTGCTCACCGAGGTGCTCCTGGTGGGAGCCGCAGTGGGGATGCTGCTCGTGCTGCAAGGGGACTCTTTGCTGCGGCTCCTGCGCGACGAGCCGGACTTCAGCGTGAAGGGCTCGGTAGTCCTGGTGATGTACCGCAAGGAGGGGGACACCGGCATCCCCGTCTCCCAGAACGCACGGTTGGCTCCCAACGATGCCCTGCGCTTCGAGGTGAGGGCCCCCGCGAGCGGGTATGTCGCCGTGCTGAGCCGCGATGGGCGGGGCGCGGCGTTTGTCTACTATCCCTTCGATGGGGTGGACGCAGCCCTCTACGACGCATCCCAGCCGCTGTTGCCGGGGGCCATCGAGCTGGACGACACCCTGGGCCAAGAGGACGTCTACGCGCTGTACTCCGCTGAGCCTTTCGGGCTGGAGTGGGCGGTGGAGGCCCTCCGGCAAGGCCGCCTCCTGAAAGAGGCGGCTGAACGCCATGTCTCGGTGGGACAGGCCACCTTCGTGAAGGAGCCCCGCGTGCCGTAG